The Microlunatus soli genome contains the following window.
CTCGGCTCTCCCGTCGAGCTCGGCGTAGCTGATCTCGGTCAGATCGTCATCGACGACGGCTGCCCGGGCCGGGAAGCGGGCTGCCCAATCGGCGAACTGCTGGTGGATCGGGGTTGTTGGCTCCGTGGTCATTGTTGTGCCTCCCGTGCTGCCGTGCTCATCGGTGACCGGGCACAACCGTGATGATCGGGTGTTGCGCTGGCCGATCGCGCCGGTCGGTGTGGAGTCAATGTCAGCCAGTGCGACGTCCGGCGGCAAGGCCGGCCGAAGGATTCCGGAAGGGCGGCGCGGATCGCCGCGGTCCGATGCCTGACGCCCTGGAAGCTTCGGGAAAGAGTTCTCCCACGGTGGCCGGCGGCGAGGTCTGCTGGTGATCATGCAGTCCGCATACTCCAGTGAGTCCGCGCGACGCTATCTCGTCACTGGTGCGGGAAGCGGGATCGGCCGGGCCATCGCCGCCGGGTTGGCCGAGTCGGGGGCAACGGTGATCGCCGTCGGTCGCCGCCGCGCTCCGTTGGCCGATCTCGCTGCTCAGCATCCCACGGTGGTGCCGATGCCGGCCGATGTCACCGACCCGGCGACTCCGAGCCGGCTCGCTGCTGCCGTACGGTCCGATCCGGGACGGCTGGACGGGCTGGTGAACTGTGCGGGGCTTGCCCGCTTCGCAGCGCTGCCGGACGCAGGGCTGGACCAGTTGGATGCGATGTACGCGGTGAATCTGCGCGCCCCGGTAGCACTGACGCAGGCGTTGCTGACTCCGCTGCGGCGCGCCACCGGATGTGTCCTGAATGTCAGCTCGATCGGTGGCGTCCTGGCGATGCCGGGACGTGCACTCTACGGCGCCACGAAGGCGGCGTTGAATTCGCTGACCCGATCGTTGGCCCATGAGTTGGCACCGCAGATCCGGGTGAATGCCCTGGTGCCCGGTGCTGTGGACACCCCGATGTACGACGATCTCGGGCTGGACGATCCACAGACCGAAGAGCTCCGGGCCGGCCTGCTGTCCAGCACGCCGATGGGCAGGTTCGGCACGCCGGAGGAGGTCGCCCGGTGGGCAGACCTGATCCTGGACCCCGATCGCTCGGGATGGATGACCGGAGCCCTGCTCACTGTCGATGGCGGACGCAGCAGTTGACCCCGTAAAGCTGATCCGATGAAAGGTGATCTGTGATGTTGACCGAGACCTCGGAGCGTCGGCCACCGGCCGCGGCAGTGCCGGCTTCCAGCCTGCATGCGGCGTTCCGCAGCGCCGAGCAGTGGGAGAGCCGACACGGGCGTCGGGCGATCAAGCTGCAGGTCGGCGAACCGGCCTATCCGATGCCTACCGCGGTCCGGGAGGCGATGGCAGCGGCTGTCCGGGCCGGCGACTGCGCCTACACCAGTGCCGAAGGCAGCGTGACGCTGCGGGACGCCCTTGCTGCCCGACTGAACGGGCACGGCCTGGACACCGACCCCGAGCGCGTCTTCGTCACGCCAGGGTCCTGCCAGGGGCTGTGGGCAGTGCTCACCTCCATCGTGACTCCGGGTGCCGCTGTGCTGATCCCGGAGTTGCATTGGCCGATCTACCGACAGCAGGCGATCCTGACCGGCTTCACGCCGATCGGCTACCCGCTGCGGGCCGACTACACCCCCGATCCCGACGGGATCGCCGCGGCAGCGGCATCGATCGCCGCGCCGGGCGGCGGGACGGACGGCGACCGGCCGACTCG
Protein-coding sequences here:
- a CDS encoding SDR family NAD(P)-dependent oxidoreductase — translated: MQSAYSSESARRYLVTGAGSGIGRAIAAGLAESGATVIAVGRRRAPLADLAAQHPTVVPMPADVTDPATPSRLAAAVRSDPGRLDGLVNCAGLARFAALPDAGLDQLDAMYAVNLRAPVALTQALLTPLRRATGCVLNVSSIGGVLAMPGRALYGATKAALNSLTRSLAHELAPQIRVNALVPGAVDTPMYDDLGLDDPQTEELRAGLLSSTPMGRFGTPEEVARWADLILDPDRSGWMTGALLTVDGGRSS